A single region of the Kwoniella botswanensis chromosome 1, complete sequence genome encodes:
- a CDS encoding 3,4-dihydroxy-2-butanone-4-phosphate synthase, whose protein sequence is MSRPTAVSSPPTTPPTPFKFDSIPDAIEAISQGGFVVVMDDESRENEGDLVCAASKITTEGMAWMIKWTSGFICLSLPPSRLSALSLPPLLPTSGKSEDPKGTAYHLTVDANSSKHPVSTGISAHDRAYTARLLASPDSQGNDLTRPGHMVTLRYAPGGTRKRRGHTECAVDLCYLSNLPPAGLLCELVHPTKEDGSMARRDDCWRFAREWGLKIISVEDLAEYVTKHGKGLVPEAEEHQV, encoded by the exons ATGTCCCGTCCAACAGCTGTATCATCCCCTCCTACCACACCACCTACACCCTTCAAGTTCGATTCGATACCTGATGCGATAGAGGCTATATCTCAGGGCGGGTTCGTGgtagtgatggatgatgagtcgAGGGAgaacgaaggtgatcttgTATGTGCGGCTAGCAAGATTACGACAGAAGGTATGGCTTGGATGATCAAGTGGACTAG CGGGTTCATCtgtctttcccttccaccttctcGTCTCTCAGCCCTTTCGCTCCCACCTCTCCTTCCAACATCCGGTAAATCAGAAGACCCAAAGGGAACAGCCTATCATTTGACTGTCGATGCCAACTCGTCCAAACATCCCGTGTCGACTGGTATATCAGCACACGATCGTGCGTATACAGCCCGATTGTTAGCTTCGCCGGATAGTCAGGGAAACGATCTGACTAGACCTGGTCATATGGTTACGCTGAGGTATGCTCCGGGAGGtacgaggaagaggagaggacACACAGAATGTGCTgttg ATTTATGTTACCTATCCAACCTCCCTCCTGCCGGTCTCTTGTGTGAACTTGTCCACCCCACGAAAGAAGACGGATCGATGGCTAGGAGAGATGACTGTTGGAGATTCGCAAGAGAATGGGGATTGAAAATCATAAGCGTTGAGGACCTAGCAGAGTATGTGACAAAGCATGGGAAGGGACTTGTTCCAGAGGCTGAGGAGCATCAGGTGTAA
- a CDS encoding ATP-dependent RNA helicase DBP3: MSIEEGAPAISKEEKKRLKEEKRARKAAKAATAAGTSGESTPAEKEKKRKSSEDAVEETVKEKKEKKDKKKKSKPIGADGDAQPSETVGGADEPPKKKTKKSKTEETEESATPAESSVPSAEEPTPVLSKKQQKKLAKAQAATTTSTTGPSSSVPSISTEFTAEHNTYLTSQNITLTPSVYPPILSIPSLPIDPALQPFLKSFSKPTPIQACSWPALLAKRDVVGIAETGSGKTLSFGVPGLNHVSSLPPVGKKGKGQIAMLVLAPTRELAQQSHDTISAFGKSVGINSVCLFGGVGKYEQINELKKGETRIVVGTPGRTLDLADAGDLDLSSVSYLVLDEADRMLDQGFENDIRRIIAHTPDHTKGRQTVMFSATWPESVRRLASSFLNDPIRITVGSDELSANKRIEQVVEVLDNSRDKDGRLLYHLRNHLKAHPNTPTSPTRILVFALYKKEAQRLEYTIRKANYNVGALHGDMTQDARFKALDLFKTGKQNVLVATDVAARGLDIPDVGLVINVTFPLTTEDFVHRCGRTGRAGKTGKAVTFFTGENHEKSLAGEFMRVLRDAGADVPKEMDRFPTTIKKKEHGSYGAFYKDTSDAPAATKITFD, encoded by the exons ATGTCAATCGAAGAAGGCGCCCCAGCGATAAgcaaggaagagaagaaacgattgaaagaggagaaacgAGCTAGgaaagctgccaaagcaGCCACCGCCGCTGGTACTTCTGGTGAATCAACTCCTGccgagaaagagaagaagaggaagagtagTGAAGATGCAGTAGAAGAAACAgtaaaagagaagaaagagaagaaggataagaagaagaagagtaaacCTATTGGAGCCGATGGGGATGCTCAACCTTCCGAGACTGTAGGCGGCGCAGATGAaccaccaaagaagaagacgaagaagtcGAAGACCGAAGAGACTGAAGAATCAGCTACTCCCGCTGAATCTTCCGTCCCCTCTGCAGAGGAACCTACTCCGGTGTTGAGTAAGAAACAGCAAAAGAAGCTCGCTAAAGCTCAGGCCGCCACTACCACCAGCACTACCggtccatcatcttctgtgCCAAGTATTTCAACTGAATTCACCGCCGAACACAACACCTATCTCACCTCACAAAACATCACTCTAACCCCTTCAGTCTATCCTCCAATCTTATCTATACCTTCGCTACCTATTGATCCCGCACTTCAACCATTCCTCAAATCATTCTCTAAACCTACCCCAATTCAAGCATGCAGTTGGCCAGCACTACTGGCCAAGAGGGACGTAGTGGGTATAGCAGAAACAGGATCCGGTAAAACTCTATCATTCGGTGTACCGGGTCTCAACCACGTTTCATCCCTCCCACCCGTGGGCAAGAAGGGCAAAGGTCAAATTGCGATGCTTGTCTTGGCACCTACTCGAGAACTCGCGCAACAATCGCACGATACGATATCGGCTTTTGGTAAATCCGTAGGAATCAATTCGGTATGCTTGTTTGGTGGTGTAGGTAAATACGAGCAGATAAATGAGTTGAAAAAGGGAGAGACAAGGATTGTCGTGGGGACGCCTGGAAGAACTTTGGATTTGGCTGATGCGggtgatttggatttgagtaG CGTATCATACCTTGTGTTAGACGAAGCGGATAGAATGTTAGACCAAGGTTTCGAGAATGATATCAGGAGAATTATAGCTCATACGCCTGATCATACCAAAGGTAGACAAACTGTCATGT TCTCCGCCACCTGGCCTGAATCAGTCCGAAGActcgcttcttccttcctcaacgACCCTATTCGAATAACCGTCGGATCAGACGAGCTTTCAGCTAACAAGAGGATCGAGCAAGTCGTAGAAGTCTTGGACAACTCAAGGGACAAAGA CGGACGATTACTGTACCACCTGCGAAACCACTTGAAAGCTCACCCCAATACTCCCACATCCCCAACACGTATATTAGTATTCGCCTTATACAAGAAAGAAGCTCAACGTCTTGAATACACCATACGAAAAGCAAACTACAACGTCGGCGCGTTACACGGTGATATGACTCAGGACGCTCGATTCAAAGCTTTGGATTTGTTCAAGACTGGTAAACAGAATGTACTTGTTGCTACGGATGTAGCTGCGAGAGGGTTGGATATTCCTGATGTGGGATTGGTCATCAATGTGACGTTCCCTTTGACTACTG AGGACTTTGTCCACCGATGCGGTCGAACTGGTCGAGCAGGCAAGACAGGTAAAGCCGTAACTTTCTTCACTGGGGAGAACCATGAGAAATCCTTAGCAGGTGAATTCATGAGAGTTTTGAGAGATGCTGGAGCGGATGTTCCAAAGGAGATGGATAGATTCCCGACTACTATCAAGAAAAAGG AGCACGGATCATATGGTGCTTTCTATAAGGATACTAGTGATGCGCCTGCTGCTACCAAGATCACTTTCGATTAG